GCGGCTACCCGATCCTCGCCGCCGCGCTCCCCCCCGCCGAGCTTCAGAACCAGGTTTCGACGATGATGTCGAGCGCTGGCGGGTACTTCGCGGGGCTGGTGCCGTACCTGTTCGGCACGCTGCACGTGCTGATCAACTTCATCAGCGTGCTGGTGATGGGGATGTACATGGCGCTCCGCCCCGGCCTCTACCGCGAGGGGATCATCTCGCTGACGCCGCCGGTGCACCGCGAGCTGGTCCGCGACATCCTGGCGGACCTGGGGCGCAGCCTGCGCGCGTGGATCGGCGGTCAGATCCTGGCGATGTTCTTTCTGGGCGCGCTCACGTACGTGGGCCTCCTCCTGCTGGACGTGCCGTTCGCGCTGGCGTTCGGGGTGTTCACGGGGGTGGTGGTGATGGTGCCGTTCTTTGGGACGCTCGTCTCCACGCTGCTCCCGGCGCTTTTCGTGCTGGGGTCGGGCGGGTTGGGGCGGGCGTTCCTGGTGGTGCTGCTGGGGGTGGTGATCCACATCGTGGAGGCCAACTTCATCCACCCGCTCATCATGGAGCGGCGGGTGCACCTGCCGCCGGTGCTCTCCATCCTGAGCGTCCTGATCATGGCCGAGCTGATGGGGCTGACGGGCCTCCTGGTGGCCGTCCCCGTGCTGGCGACGGTGATGGTGATCGTGCGCCGCATCTACGTCCACCGCCTCCTGGAGGGGAAGGGCTTCCGCCGCTTCGTGCGCGACGCCCCCGCGGAGGTGCGCCTGCCGGAGAGCGTGCTTCGCCTCCCCGCCGGCTCCGTGAGCATCCCCGCGATTCTGGAGGAGGCGGGCGCGGCGCCGCGGTGAGGGGACGGCGGGGGAATTGGGGAACGGGGAACGGGAACAGCAGGGGACAGGGGACAGCAGGGGACAGGGGACAGCAGGGGACAGGGGACAGGGGACAGGGGACAGGGGACAGGGGACAGGGGACAGCAGGGACGGCGCGATTGCCCATGGCACCCCCCCTATTGTCATCCTGACGACGCGCTGCACCGTCCCGGCCCTTCCTCCGACCCGTGGCGCGGAGTGAAGGATCTACTGCACGTGCCGAGAGGCTCGCAGGTCCCGCCGTTCTCTCGGCTCGCCGGCTGGTTCCTTCGTTCGCCGCAGGAGCCCCGGAGTGAGCCGCGCATGTCCGCGAGGCGGCTCTCTCAGGATGACAATCGGGGGGCCAAGTCGTGCGGTGGGCCTGGTGCGTCGCGGCAGCCACTGGGCACTTGGCACTTAGCACTTAGCACTTAGCACTTAGCACTTAGCACTTTCTTCCGCACTCACGCACTTCCAGACTCCCGTGCCCCATACACTCGCCACGCACCGTTACCTGATCCTCACCGAAGCCCTCTTCGGCCCGCTCACCAGCAAGACCGCAAACAGCGCGATCCGGTACCTGCCGGAGCGGATCGTGGCGGTGCTCGATTCCACGCAGGCCGGCCGCACCGTGCAGGACGTGCTGGGGTTCGGCGGCGCGATTCCGGTGGTGGGGACGGTGGAGGAGGGGCTGCGCGGCGCCCCCACGGCGCTCCTGGTGGGGATCGCGCCACAGGGAGGGCAGCTCCCGGATTCGTGGCGCGGCGTACTCGCTGCCTCCATCGCGGCGGGGCTCGACGTGGTGAGCGGGCTGCACTTCTACCTGGGCGACGACCCGGAGCTGGCGGCGCTCGCCGGGCGCGCGGGGGTGCGGATCCACGATCTGCGCAAGCCGCCGCCGGGGCTGCCGGTGGCGCACGGCCTCGCGCGCGACGTGGAGCCCCTCACCGTGCTGACGGTGGGGACGGACTGCAACATCGGGAAGATGACGGCGGCGCTCCAGGTGCGGAACGCGCTACGGGCCCGCGGCGCGCGCGTGGGATTCGCCGCCACCGGCCAGACCGGGCTCCTGATCGAGGGGTGGGGGATCGCGGTGGACTCGGTGGTGGCGGACTTCATCGCCGGGGCGGCGGAGCGGCTGGTGCTGCAGGCGTGCGACGGCAACGACATCGTGCTGGTGGAGGGGCAGGGGTCGCTGGTGCACCCCGGCTACTCCGGCGTCACCATGGGGCTCGTCCACGGCACGCTCCCCGACGCGATGATCCTCTGCCACCTCCCGTCGCGCACCTTTCCGTACGGCGGCAACGGCGCGTACAGGTGGATGCCGCTCCCCCCCGTGCCGGACGCCATCCGCCTGTGTGAGGCGGTCGTGGAGCCGCTCAAGCCCTCGCGCGTCATCGCCGTCTCGCTGAACACCTGGGACCTGACGGATGCCCAGGCCCGCGACGCCGTCGCCCGCACCCAGGACGAGACCGGCCTCCCCGCCACCGACCCCGTGCGCTTCGACCCCGCGCCGCTGGTGGATGCGGTGCTGGCGGAGCAGGCGCGGAAGGTGGAGGGTCGAAATGCGGGGCGGAGTGGTCCAACAACCGCGGGAACCGGGGGCTGAAGCCCCCGGCTGGAACCACGGGAAGGCGGCTAAAGCCGGCTCGTGCACGCCGGCATCAGACCCCGAGTCCGCGAAGGCGGACTTTGTGCTGTTGTTGCAGCGAGTTCACTCGCCCGCCCATCTCCGGCCTCCACCCACCCGCCAAACCAAAGCGCCGCCCCCGGACCCGGGAACGGCGCTCAGCTTTGCGCAGACGGCGATCAGCTCACCACTGGATGGTGCCCTGCTTCGTGGTGTCGACCTGCTCGGCGTCGCCGGTGGAGAAGAGGAACTTTTCGGTGTTCTCCAGAAGGTACTTGCGGGCTTCGGGGTCGCGCAGGTTGAGGCCGTTGTGGTTGATGAGCATCGTCTGGTGCTTCAGCCACTGCGCCCAGCACTCCTGGCAGATCTCCGCCTGGATGCGCTTGCCGAAGTCGTTGTTGAACGGCGGAAAGGGAAGCGCCGGCTTGTTCTGTCCGCAGCGGACGCAGGTAATCTCGGCCATGTGTCGTCCTCGGGTCGTGTCAGGGGCGCGCCGCGTGGTGCGGCGCGCCGCCCGAATCTAGCTTTGCGGCGCTCCCCCGTCCATCCGATCCCCCGTTTTCCGCATGACCGAGCCGATCCCCGCGCGCCTCTCCGACGACGGCCGCACCGCCACCTGGAACCCCGCCCTCACCCGCGCCGCGCACGTCATCCTTCAGGTCGCCCTCGGCGACGGGCTTCGAGAGGAGCGCCGGTCGATGAACAGCGGGCGCGCGCGCGTGCGCGAGGGGGAGCGGATCGAGGCCGTCCGCCCCGCCTCCGAGGAGTGAGCCTCAGCGCCGCGCGACGTGGCGGTAGACGGCGGCCGAGATGTCGCGCCCGGTCGCCGCGGCCACGCTGTCACGGGCGAAGCCGCGGGTGAGGACCACCAGCACGTAGGGCGCGCGGCCGTCGGGGAAGACGATGGCGGCGTCGTGCGCGATGCGGGTGATGTTACCCGTCTTGTTGGCGGAGCGCACCCCCGCGGGCAGCCCGGCCGGGATCATCTCGCGGAACTCCTGCCGTCCCAGGATCGCGAGCATCTCGTCCGTGGAGCTGCGCGATGCGGCCCGCCCGCCGGCGATCGCCTCCATCACGCGCATCAGGCCGTACGCGGTGGTGGCGTTGTTCATCCCGGCGCGGAAGGCGGGGCCGTCCTCCACGCCTCGCAGCACCTTCACTTCGCTCGCGCCCAGCCCGGCAAGCGTGGTGGCGATGCGGCGCGGGTCGGCGCGGTCGATCAGGAGGTTGGTGGCCAGGTTGCTGGAGCGCGTGATCATCCGCTCCAGCAGCTCGCGGAGCGGCACGCGCTGGCCCACGCGCCCGTAGAGCGTGGTGTCGCTGTCGTCCGCGCGGCTCAGGGTGTAGGTGCTGCCGTCTGCGATGCTGCGGAACTCGTTGCTCACCGGTACGAGCTCGTCCATGCGCAGCTCGCCCGCGTCGGCGCGGCGAAAGAGCTCCAGCATCACCGGCACCTTCATGGTGCTGGCCGCGTGCATCGTCTTGCGCGCGTCGATCAGGAGCGAGTCTCCCGTGGCGAGGTCGCGAAAGGCGACGGAGACCTCGGCCGTGTCGCCGGCGGCGCGGCGGATGATGTCGCGCACCTCCGCCTCCAGCGCGGCATGGGCGACGGGGCGCGGCGCCGCGGGTGCGCAGGCGGCCAGCAGGAGGAGGGGCGCGAGGGTGCGTGCGAGCATGGGCGCGGCCGGGTTGCGTGGGGAGATGCGGGTGCACGCAACGTACGCCGCGGATGCACGCGGGGAAATGGGATCACGTGCACGCCGCGGCGTTTCGCGCGCCGCACTGGTCTGCCATGCGTTTCCGGTGCACATTCAGGGGACGCTCCGCAGCACCGGCTCCGCCGAACCCGATCCGCAGTTGTCTCCTTTCGCGCTGTTCTCCTCCTTTATGATGATGGCTCTGCAGAACCGCCGCATCCCGCGGTGGCTCGCCCTGGCTGCGCTGCTCGCGATGGGCGCGGCGTCCGCCGGCCATGCGCAGGTCACCAGTCTGCCGGCGAGCCGCTGGGAGATCCGCGCGGGCGACGACACGGCATGGGCGGCGGGTGGCGATGGGCCCGGGTGGATGCCGCTGCGCGCGTTCGGACGCTGGCACCGCGCGCTGCCCGGGCACGAGGGGTGGGTCTGGTACCGCACCCGCATCCCCGCCGCCGCGGTGCGCGGGGACGAGGCGCTGGCGGTGCGAATGCCCAACGTGGGCGGCGCGTACGAACTGTTCTGGAACGGGCGCAGGATCGCCGCCGAGGGATCGCTGCCGCCGCGCTTCCGTGAGTCCGCGGGGCCGCGCCTGGTGCCGGTGCCGCCCGGCGCCGTCGCGCTGGGCAGGGGCCCCGATCACCTGCTGGCGATCCGGGTGTTCGACGACCGCGCCACGGGCGGGGTGATGGCGCCGGTGAGGTTCGGGCCGGCCGCCGTGATGATGGAGAGGGAGCCGCACGGGGAGCTCGCGATCGCGGTGCTGGTGGCCATCTTCGCCACGCTGGGGGTGTACCACCTCCTCTTCTTCTTCACCGTCCGCCACACCACCACCGAGAACCTCTGGTTCGCGCTCCTCTGCCTGA
This genomic window from Longimicrobium sp. contains:
- a CDS encoding serine hydrolase codes for the protein MLARTLAPLLLLAACAPAAPRPVAHAALEAEVRDIIRRAAGDTAEVSVAFRDLATGDSLLIDARKTMHAASTMKVPVMLELFRRADAGELRMDELVPVSNEFRSIADGSTYTLSRADDSDTTLYGRVGQRVPLRELLERMITRSSNLATNLLIDRADPRRIATTLAGLGASEVKVLRGVEDGPAFRAGMNNATTAYGLMRVMEAIAGGRAASRSSTDEMLAILGRQEFREMIPAGLPAGVRSANKTGNITRIAHDAAIVFPDGRAPYVLVVLTRGFARDSVAAATGRDISAAVYRHVARR
- a CDS encoding DUF1611 domain-containing protein, translating into MPHTLATHRYLILTEALFGPLTSKTANSAIRYLPERIVAVLDSTQAGRTVQDVLGFGGAIPVVGTVEEGLRGAPTALLVGIAPQGGQLPDSWRGVLAASIAAGLDVVSGLHFYLGDDPELAALAGRAGVRIHDLRKPPPGLPVAHGLARDVEPLTVLTVGTDCNIGKMTAALQVRNALRARGARVGFAATGQTGLLIEGWGIAVDSVVADFIAGAAERLVLQACDGNDIVLVEGQGSLVHPGYSGVTMGLVHGTLPDAMILCHLPSRTFPYGGNGAYRWMPLPPVPDAIRLCEAVVEPLKPSRVIAVSLNTWDLTDAQARDAVARTQDETGLPATDPVRFDPAPLVDAVLAEQARKVEGRNAGRSGPTTAGTGG
- a CDS encoding AI-2E family transporter gives rise to the protein MPGQERRVAATERSPYAVLTATVFTVLLLLFVYSVAEVLLLVFLAALFAVYLTAISEFLEDRFRIRPALGLPLALLFTAVWATGVFWLVIPPVLHQTQELIAALPKLMSQGVDRLTELVSGYPILAAALPPAELQNQVSTMMSSAGGYFAGLVPYLFGTLHVLINFISVLVMGMYMALRPGLYREGIISLTPPVHRELVRDILADLGRSLRAWIGGQILAMFFLGALTYVGLLLLDVPFALAFGVFTGVVVMVPFFGTLVSTLLPALFVLGSGGLGRAFLVVLLGVVIHIVEANFIHPLIMERRVHLPPVLSILSVLIMAELMGLTGLLVAVPVLATVMVIVRRIYVHRLLEGKGFRRFVRDAPAEVRLPESVLRLPAGSVSIPAILEEAGAAPR
- a CDS encoding oxidative damage protection protein, giving the protein MAEITCVRCGQNKPALPFPPFNNDFGKRIQAEICQECWAQWLKHQTMLINHNGLNLRDPEARKYLLENTEKFLFSTGDAEQVDTTKQGTIQW